One segment of uncultured Propionivibrio sp. DNA contains the following:
- a CDS encoding TRAP transporter substrate-binding protein — MERRSFLKKAGVGLAAGAVAAPALAQSLPTIKWRMASSFPKSLDTLHGSAEFLCKRISEMTGGKFQIQVFAAGEIVPGPGVHDAVKDGTVEIGFTCSYYYFGKEPTYCIDTAIPFGMNARQVKAWYRQGNGAKLMGEFFAKSNLVVFPSGNTGVQMGGWYRKEIKSAADFKGLKMRVAGLAGAVLSKLGVVPQQIAGSDIYPALEKGTIDAVEWVGPYDDQKLGFNKVAKYYYYPAWWEGGPQISTYINAKKFAELPKEYQAIIEAACAETDTEMCARYDAKNPAALKQLLASGTKVLPFPKDVMEASYKAAMEYYAETSAKYPDFKKIYEDYKKFLDDQNFWYRVAENEFAKFMYSRKG; from the coding sequence ATGGAAAGACGTTCGTTTCTGAAGAAGGCCGGTGTCGGCCTGGCGGCCGGTGCCGTCGCTGCGCCGGCGCTGGCGCAGAGTTTGCCGACGATCAAGTGGCGTATGGCGTCGAGCTTCCCGAAGAGCCTCGATACCCTGCACGGTTCCGCCGAGTTCCTGTGCAAGCGGATTTCGGAAATGACGGGCGGCAAGTTCCAGATCCAGGTATTCGCCGCGGGCGAAATCGTCCCGGGACCGGGCGTACATGACGCGGTCAAGGACGGCACAGTCGAAATCGGCTTTACCTGTTCGTACTATTACTTCGGCAAGGAGCCGACCTACTGTATCGATACGGCGATCCCGTTCGGCATGAACGCGCGTCAGGTCAAGGCCTGGTATCGTCAGGGCAACGGCGCCAAGCTGATGGGCGAGTTCTTCGCCAAATCGAACCTCGTCGTCTTCCCGAGCGGCAACACCGGCGTGCAGATGGGCGGTTGGTACCGCAAGGAAATCAAGAGCGCGGCCGATTTCAAGGGCCTGAAGATGCGCGTCGCCGGCCTTGCCGGTGCGGTGCTCTCGAAGCTCGGCGTCGTGCCGCAACAGATCGCCGGCAGCGACATTTATCCGGCGCTCGAAAAGGGTACGATCGATGCGGTCGAGTGGGTCGGTCCTTATGACGATCAGAAGCTTGGCTTCAACAAGGTTGCCAAGTACTACTACTATCCGGCTTGGTGGGAAGGCGGTCCGCAGATCTCGACCTACATCAATGCCAAGAAATTCGCCGAGTTGCCGAAGGAATACCAGGCGATCATCGAGGCGGCCTGCGCCGAGACCGATACCGAAATGTGCGCGCGCTACGATGCCAAGAACCCGGCAGCGCTGAAGCAGTTGCTGGCCTCCGGCACCAAGGTGTTGCCGTTCCCGAAGGACGTGATGGAAGCCAGCTACAAGGCGGCCATGGAATACTATGCCGAGACCTCGGCGAAGTATCCGGACTTCAAGAAGATCTACGAGGACTACAAGAAATTCCTCGACGACCAGAACTTCTGGTATCGCGTCGCCGAGAACGAATTCGCGAAGTTCATGTACAGCCGCAAGGGCTAA